In a genomic window of Methanobrevibacter arboriphilus JCM 13429 = DSM 1125:
- the cobQ gene encoding cobyric acid synthase CobQ, protein MAKCIMVQGTSSNAGKSVMVAALCRIYSRRGYKVAPFKSQNMSLNSYTTKENGEIAIAQVLQAEAADVEPSIHMNPILLKPKGNFKSQVIIQGKAVADMNFYDYQHKFREKALTAINESLEKLKKEYDIIFIEGAGSPAEINMRKEDLANMEIAHIANADVLLVADIDKGGVFASIAGTFSLLDDYDRSRLKAVIINKFSGNLDILMPGIEKIEKIIDAPVLGVLPYDHDLHLPEEDSASLFEHKFNSNKDVVIGVIRLPKIANFTDIDPFEFEDDVGLKLIDINDNIINPNGEIIDIDAILIPGTRNTTEDMIAIEKSGMANQIREINKKHPNVPIVGICGGYQILGKKIYDENRRESEEGSVDGLGLLNIETFFKNNLSEEKIVEQSEGVILNEGTIKDEYGDFKNIFSSIKGEIIKGYEIHEGITTLDPSHYNNNNNNTTNTTNNNNADNYNNTVNDNNADNYNNTDDNNNYKNNNINKNNKDTNNFRTELPLLKIKKGIGNIKQKDEKMLFDGAINGNVFGSYFHGIFHNYNFRREFLNYIRKNKGLETKFEEDPYETKKDYSIDRLAKIVEENLDMEFIDNLLNNQE, encoded by the coding sequence ATGGCTAAATGTATTATGGTTCAAGGAACTTCATCAAATGCAGGAAAAAGTGTTATGGTAGCTGCTCTTTGCAGAATATATTCCAGAAGAGGTTATAAAGTAGCACCATTTAAATCACAGAATATGTCACTTAACTCTTACACTACAAAAGAAAATGGAGAGATAGCTATCGCCCAAGTTTTACAAGCAGAAGCTGCAGATGTTGAACCAAGCATACATATGAATCCTATCCTTCTTAAACCAAAAGGAAATTTCAAATCCCAAGTAATTATCCAAGGAAAAGCTGTAGCTGATATGAATTTTTATGATTATCAGCACAAATTCCGAGAAAAAGCTCTAACAGCAATAAATGAGTCACTTGAAAAACTTAAAAAGGAATATGACATCATTTTTATTGAAGGAGCAGGATCACCAGCAGAAATAAATATGAGAAAAGAAGATTTAGCTAACATGGAAATAGCCCATATAGCTAATGCTGATGTACTACTTGTTGCAGATATTGATAAAGGAGGAGTTTTTGCATCAATAGCTGGAACTTTCTCACTTTTAGATGATTATGATAGATCAAGACTGAAAGCAGTTATAATAAACAAATTTAGTGGAAATTTAGATATATTAATGCCTGGAATTGAAAAAATAGAGAAAATTATTGATGCCCCAGTTTTAGGAGTTTTACCTTATGATCATGACCTTCATTTACCAGAAGAAGATTCTGCATCATTATTTGAGCATAAATTTAATTCAAATAAGGATGTTGTTATTGGAGTTATTCGTCTGCCTAAAATAGCTAATTTTACAGATATTGATCCTTTTGAATTTGAAGATGATGTTGGTTTAAAGCTTATTGATATAAATGATAATATAATAAATCCTAATGGTGAAATTATTGATATTGATGCAATTTTAATACCTGGAACAAGAAACACAACCGAAGATATGATAGCTATAGAAAAAAGTGGAATGGCTAATCAAATAAGAGAGATTAACAAGAAACATCCTAATGTTCCAATAGTAGGAATATGCGGAGGATATCAAATTCTTGGAAAAAAAATATATGATGAAAATAGAAGAGAATCTGAGGAAGGGTCAGTTGATGGTCTTGGTCTTTTAAATATAGAAACATTTTTTAAGAACAATCTTTCAGAAGAAAAAATTGTCGAACAAAGTGAGGGAGTTATATTAAATGAAGGAACAATTAAAGATGAATATGGAGACTTTAAAAACATATTCTCATCTATAAAAGGTGAAATAATTAAAGGTTATGAAATTCATGAAGGAATTACAACATTAGACCCCTCCCATTATAACAATAATAACAATAACACTACTAATACTACTAATAATAATAACGCTGATAATTATAACAATACTGTTAATGATAATAACGCTGATAATTATAATAATACTGATGATAATAATAATTATAAAAATAATAACATTAATAAAAATAATAAAGACACTAATAATTTTAGAACCGAATTACCATTATTAAAAATAAAGAAAGGTATAGGAAACATAAAACAAAAAGATGAGAAAATGCTCTTTGATGGAGCAATAAATGGAAATGTATTTGGTAGCTATTTCCATGGGATATTTCATAATTATAACTTTAGAAGAGAATTTTTAAATTATATAAGAAAAAATAAAGGGCTTGAAACAAAGTTTGAAGAAGACCCTTATGAAACAAAAAAAGATTATTCTATTGACAGATTAGCTAAAATAGTTGAAGAAAACTTAGATATGGAATTCATTGATAATCTATTAAATAATCAGGAATAA